AACCGAGATCACGATGATTGGTGAGGGCGATCTGGACGAGGACGAGTTGGAGGATTGAAGACTCCCGGCGCGTCATTTGACTGCGACGCGCCTACTGCCGGCTGTGGGCCAGTGGAATCATGGTCAATTGGGCCCAGCGTCTGCGCCTGGCCTCGATTACTGGGCGAAGCAGCCAGTTCCTCTCCGTCAGGGCTTCCACCCCGATTATTTCGCATCTTAGGAAACGATCTCCAGATCAGATTGGGGCAGAGAACGCACCACGGTACTGCCCCTCCTATCCTCCACGGCGGGCCATCAAGTTGTGTGCCCTCACCCGCGGCAAGCCCGTGTTAGCCTCGCCGCGTGATCGAACGTTACCTGACGCCCGAAATGAAGACCCTCTGGTCCGAGGCCAGCAAGTACCGCGCGTGGCTGCGCGTGGAACTGGCCGCGATGGACGCCCAGGCCGATCAGGGAGAAGTGCCGCGCGAGGCCCACACGGCGCTGCTGGAGCAGACCGCCGCCGATCCCATTGATGACGCCTTCGCGGCCCGCGTGGCCGAGATCGAGGCCGTCACCCGCCATGACATCGTGGCCTTTACCCGCGCCCTCAGCGAGCGCTACGGCGAGGAGGCTCGTTTCATTCATCATGGCCTGACCAGCACCGACGTGGTGGATACCGCCCAGAACCTGCTGCTGGACGAGGCTCTGGCGCTGATTCTGGCGGACGCAGGTGCGCTGCGCGAAGTCTGCCGCATACAGGCGCTGGAATATAGGCACACGCCCACGGTGGGCCGTACCCACGGCATCCACGCCGAGCCGATGACCTTTGGTCTGAAGTTCCTGAATTGGATGGCGGCACTGGACCGCGACTTGGAGCGTCTGACGGCGGCCCGGCGGCGTATTCAGGTGGTCATGCTCTCCGGTTCGGTGGGCACCTACGCCCACGTCTCCCCACAGGTTGAAGTGGAAGTCGCCCGCGCCTGGGGCTGGGAGGCGGCTCCCATCACCAACCAGACCCTGGCCCGTGACCGTCATGCCGAGGTGCTGGCGGCGCTGGCGATCTTCGGCACCACGCTGGAAAAGATCGCCGTGGAAATCCGCCATCTTCAGCGCTCGGAAGTCCGTGAGGCGATGGAGCCCTTCGGCAAGGGGCAGACGGGCAGTTCGTCCATGCCGCACAAGAAAAACCCGATTCTCACCGAGAATGTCACTGGCTTTGCCCGTTTGCTGCGCGGCTTCCTGGCGACGGGGCTGGAAAACGTGGCCCTGTGGCACGAACGCGACATCAGCCACTCCAGCGCCGAACGCGTCATCCTGCCCGACGCCACGAGCGCCGCCAGTTACGCCACCCGCCGCCTGACTGGCGTACTGCGTGATCTGGTGGTGTTCCCCGAACGCATGCTCAAGAACATGGATGATCTGGGCGGTCTGGTCTTTAGCCAGCGCGTGCTGCACGCCCTGATTGACGAGAAGGGCATGTCGCGCGAGGCCGCCTACGATCTGGTTCAGCGCCACGCCCTGAAAAGCTGGGAAACCGGCGAGGGCCTGCGCGAGTTGCTGGCCGCTGACCCGGAAAGCCCCCTGAATGCCACCGAACTGGACGAGGCGTTTGATCTGGCGTGGTACCTGCGCCACGTGGACGAGATCTACGGACGGTTCGGGATGTGAGTTGAAGCCACGCTCAGCTGATCAGCCGAAGCTCACCCTTCCCAGTCACGCGCGAAGATTTCCAGGCGGCAAAGTAGTCTTAGGCAGTCGCTTTCTGATGCTTTTTCGTGAACACCAAGGTGCAGTGCCCCGTCTCCTGGTTCAGCTCTGAGTAGAGCGACAATTTTATCGTTCCGCTTTTAGGGAAAGAGAGCAGAGACGCTCCCCTACTTATCTCACCGACCATCAATGCGGTGGTATCTTTCTTCGGCGCATCGATGAGAGTTGTAAATTTCAAGGTCTTGGCGGAAATGATGTCGGTGATGGGCGGCTGACCTTCGGGCTTGCCCGTGTACTGCCAGAGTTGACCTTTTCAACGGTAGCGAGGCGATGGGCGACGTGACAGCCGGGGCACAGGCCGCCAGGGAAGTGCCGAGCATAAAGACAATCCGTGTCGCCGTTGGAATGTAGAGGCAGCCGCCTCCCTGAGGTGTCACATTCCAGCATCCCGTATCCTGCCTGTATGGGATTTATTCTCCGGCTTCTGGTTAATGCGCTGGCACTGTATCTGCTGACGCAGGTGTATTCGGGCGTGTTTTTCGAGGGTGGCGCGGGGGTGGGCAGCGTGCTGATCGCCGCGCTGGTCATGGGCATCGTGAATGCGCTGATCCGCCCGGTGCTGCTGCTGCTCTCGATGCCGCTGACCGTGCTGACCCTGGGGCTGTTCACGCTGGTCGTCAACGGCGTGGTGCTGGCGCTGGTGGCGGCCATCACGGCGCTCAACACGGCGGGCTTCGGCGCGGCCATCGTGGGTGCCCTGATTCTGACCGTCATCTCCTGGCTGCTGGACGCGCTTGTGGGTGCGCTGGGCCTGGATGGCAAACGTGGCTGAAGGGGCCGCCCAGGTGCAGCCGCAGGTGGTCCACTCCCCGGAGGCCCTGCGCTCGGCGCTGAGTGGACGGGGCCGGGTGGGGCTGGTCCCGACGATGGGTTACCTGCACGATGGACACGCCACCCTGATGCGCCGCGCCCGGGAGGTCTGCGACGTGTTGGTGGTCAGCATCTTCGTCAATCCGCTGCAATTTGGTCCCAGCGAGGATCTGGCGGCCTATCCCCGTGACCTGAAGCGTGATCTGGGTGTGGTGGGTGAGGCCGGGGTGGACGTGGTGTTTATGCCGTCGACCGAGACCATGTACCCGCCGGCCTTCGACACCCGCGTGGTGGTCTCCGGCGTCAGCGAGGGGCTCGACGGTGCCTCGCGGCCAGGCCATTTCGTGGGCGTGGCGACGGTGGTTCTCAAGTTGCTGAATCTTGTGCGTCCTGATGTGGCTTTCTTCGGCGAGAAGGACTGGCAGCAGCTGGCCGTGCTGCGCCAGATGGTTCGTGACCTGAACGTTCCCGTCGAGGTGGTCGGCCTTCCCACCGTCCGCGCCCCGTCCGGGCTGGCCCTCAGCAGCCGCAACAGCTACCTGACGGCGGAACAGCAGGCACGGGCCGCCGTGCTGTCGCGCGCCCTGGCGGCGGTACGCAGTGCCTATGCGGCTGGTGAGCGGGAGGCCAGCAAGCTGCGCCAGACTGGCCTGGACGTGCTGTCTGAAGACCCTGAGGTCACGCTGGACTACCTGAGCGTCGTGGGCCGTGACATGCAGGAAAGAGAAGTTGTGGACAATGATCCCATGACCCGTGTTCTGGTGGCGGCCCGTATGTTCGGCGTTCGGCTGATCGACAACATGCCGCTGGTTTCCGTGCGCCCGGAGATGGATTCCGCGTGACCCTCGACGAGCTGCTGCAGGAGATGGTGGGCCGCCGGGCCTCGGACATCCACCTGCAAGCGGGCAGTCCGCCGATGGGCCGGGTGGACGGTCAACTGCTGCCGTTCGGGGCGCAGGCACTGATGCCTCCCGACACGGCGCTGCTGGCGCAGTCGTTGATGTCGCCGGAGCAATGGGACGATTTTTCCTACCGCAACGAGATGGACCTGGCCTACGGCGTCTCGGGGCTGGGACGTTTCCGCTGCAACATCTTCCGGCAGCGCGGCTCGGTGGGGATTGTCATGCGGGTGGTCACCGACGCGATCCCCGGCTTCGAGTCGCTGGGGTTGCCTGCCGGGGTGCTGCAACGTCTGGCTGAGTCCCCGCGCGGCCTGATTCTGGTCACCGGCCCCACCGGCTCGGGCAAGACCACCACCCTGGCGAGCCTGATCGATCACATCAACCGGACGTTTGCCTACAACGTCATCACGGTGGAAGACCCTATTGAGATCCTGCATAAGAATAAGAAGAGCATTGTCGTGCAACGCGAGATCGGCAGCGACACCCGCGATTTCCGCACCGCCCTAAAATACGCCATGCGTCAGGACCCCGACGTGATCATGATCGGCGAAATGCGTGACAAGGAAACGGTGGAAGCCGCCCTGAGCGCGGCTCAGACCGGGCACTTGGTTCTCAGCACGCTACATACGCAAGACGCCATTCGCAGCGTCAACCGTATCATCGACTTCTTCGCCCCCTACGAGCGCGATCAGATCCGCTTGCAACTGGCCGAGACGCTGGTGGGCATCGTCAGCCAGCGCCTGTTGCGCCGCTCGGACGGGGTGGGGCGTGTGCTAGGGCTGGAAATCATGCTGAACACGCCGCTGGTGCAGGAGTACATTAAGGACGAGGACAAGACCCCGCTGATCAAGGACGCCCTGATGGAAGACGACATCCGCGGCATGCACACCTTCGATCAGCACCTCGCGCAGCTGTACCACCACAATATGATCACCCTTGACGAGGCGATGGAAGCCGCCACCAGCGGCCACGAGCTGAAGCTGATGGTGACGCGTAGCGGTTTTGCCTATTGAACACGGTTCTTGCCTGAGAGGCAGACCATCACGTAAACCAGCCCCTGCTAAGTCACGCTGACCGTGCGTCGTTTAGACCTCTCCTCATTCAGGCAGAGAGGGTGCTACACTGTGAGCGTCAGATTGGCATAAGCGTAAGCAACGGGTTTCTCGTTCTCGTACCCCGGTTGTCCGAACCGTATCGGCACGTTCTGAGCGTGTTCCGTACCCATTCACGGACAAGAGTAGGGGCGAAAGGTAGGCGTACTCATGGCAGAAGTCATCCTGGAACA
This genomic interval from Deinococcus humi contains the following:
- a CDS encoding PilT/PilU family type 4a pilus ATPase; the encoded protein is MTLDELLQEMVGRRASDIHLQAGSPPMGRVDGQLLPFGAQALMPPDTALLAQSLMSPEQWDDFSYRNEMDLAYGVSGLGRFRCNIFRQRGSVGIVMRVVTDAIPGFESLGLPAGVLQRLAESPRGLILVTGPTGSGKTTTLASLIDHINRTFAYNVITVEDPIEILHKNKKSIVVQREIGSDTRDFRTALKYAMRQDPDVIMIGEMRDKETVEAALSAAQTGHLVLSTLHTQDAIRSVNRIIDFFAPYERDQIRLQLAETLVGIVSQRLLRRSDGVGRVLGLEIMLNTPLVQEYIKDEDKTPLIKDALMEDDIRGMHTFDQHLAQLYHHNMITLDEAMEAATSGHELKLMVTRSGFAY
- a CDS encoding phage holin family protein, which gives rise to MGFILRLLVNALALYLLTQVYSGVFFEGGAGVGSVLIAALVMGIVNALIRPVLLLLSMPLTVLTLGLFTLVVNGVVLALVAAITALNTAGFGAAIVGALILTVISWLLDALVGALGLDGKRG
- the panC gene encoding pantoate--beta-alanine ligase, translating into MANVAEGAAQVQPQVVHSPEALRSALSGRGRVGLVPTMGYLHDGHATLMRRAREVCDVLVVSIFVNPLQFGPSEDLAAYPRDLKRDLGVVGEAGVDVVFMPSTETMYPPAFDTRVVVSGVSEGLDGASRPGHFVGVATVVLKLLNLVRPDVAFFGEKDWQQLAVLRQMVRDLNVPVEVVGLPTVRAPSGLALSSRNSYLTAEQQARAAVLSRALAAVRSAYAAGEREASKLRQTGLDVLSEDPEVTLDYLSVVGRDMQEREVVDNDPMTRVLVAARMFGVRLIDNMPLVSVRPEMDSA
- the purB gene encoding adenylosuccinate lyase, with translation MIERYLTPEMKTLWSEASKYRAWLRVELAAMDAQADQGEVPREAHTALLEQTAADPIDDAFAARVAEIEAVTRHDIVAFTRALSERYGEEARFIHHGLTSTDVVDTAQNLLLDEALALILADAGALREVCRIQALEYRHTPTVGRTHGIHAEPMTFGLKFLNWMAALDRDLERLTAARRRIQVVMLSGSVGTYAHVSPQVEVEVARAWGWEAAPITNQTLARDRHAEVLAALAIFGTTLEKIAVEIRHLQRSEVREAMEPFGKGQTGSSSMPHKKNPILTENVTGFARLLRGFLATGLENVALWHERDISHSSAERVILPDATSAASYATRRLTGVLRDLVVFPERMLKNMDDLGGLVFSQRVLHALIDEKGMSREAAYDLVQRHALKSWETGEGLRELLAADPESPLNATELDEAFDLAWYLRHVDEIYGRFGM